CCAGTGACAATTAGGTTTACCTGTGCTGATCCGAAGCTTGATTTGCCTAATTTAGTGCGCTTACCAAGTGGTGAATATGAGATTTCTGCAGTCAAGCGTTCAAATGTTTCATATTTACTTAAACAAATAACTGATAATTATGCTGTTGAGCAAGTCACGATTGAAAATCGCAAGTTGGAATATTTATTAGAACAAACTAATTTTCAAGCAGGTGCAGCGGATGAAAATTAGATTCTCATTACTTAAAATCGGATTCAAAAAAGGTTTATCCTCTAAATTGGCATTGGCGTTCTTATTATTTTCAGCAGTAATTTCATTTGTAGTTGAGTATTCTTTATGGCAATCTGTTTTACAGGGACGTCCGCGTCAAGTATTTCAGCAGACGATCAGCTATCTGTTAGTAATGCAGTTTTTAAGTTTGCTCTTTCCTAAGGCGAGTTATGAAATCTATCATGAAATTGCTAATGGCGACATCGCAATTGATTTAATTAAACCGCTATCGTTATTCACTAAGCTACTGTGGGAAGATGTTGGCTACTCGCTTGCAAAATTACTAATAATCGGAATTCCTGAAATCATACTTTACTGCTGGATTTTAGATTTTAAAATACCAATATTGAGTAGCTTAAGTATGATTATCAGTGGGTTGCTAGCCTATTTGCTTTATTATGAACTGGAATTGTTGATTGGTACTTTTTCGTTTTATACATATAGTATTTGGGGAATTACAACTTTCAAATCCGCAATTTTGTTGATTTTTTCTGGCAATCTCTTTCCGGCTAACTTTTATCCACCAGTAATTAAAGCTCTTGCGCGTTGTTTGCCATTTGAGTATACGTTTGGCGCAATTGGTTTGTTAGCGCAAAATCCGACTTTTACTTTAGCGAGTCAAACTATCTTAATTCAGTTAGGATATGTAGTATTATTTTACTTGTTATGGCAACTACTATTTAAGCATGCGGTTAATTCAATTGTGATTCAAGGAGGTTAGCGATGCGTTATTTAAAATTATTTAGCTGTTATTTACGAACTAATCTCAAATCACTAGTAATTTATGATATTGATTTTTATTTTGCGATTATTGGGATGATAACGCAAAATCTTTTAAATATCATTGCCTTACGTTTTATGTTTAATGTGGTTCCTAAAATCAAAGGTTTTAATTTTACTGAACTGCTACTGACCTATACTTTGGCAACACTGGCTTTTGCAATTTTTCGCTGTTTTTTTATTAACACATTAAATATTACTGATTATATTCACAATGGTGAACTTGATCAAATTTTAGCTAAACCAGTTAATCCGCTATTTCAGCTAATTAATGCCCGTGTAGATGATGATGCGTGGGGAGATTTATTAGTGGCGCTAGTTTTATTAATTGGCGTTGATATCCGTTTGCACAATCCCTGGTATATCACGTTAATGTTTTTGTTTATAGCCATTTTTACGTCATTAATTTTTTTAGGAATTGCATTGCTTGGCAATATCGCCGCACTGTTTTCTAATGGTTTAGCAGATTTGGCAGAAACGGTTTTTGATTTTTTTGAATTTAGCAAGTATCCGTTAGCAATTTATTCAAACGTATTAAAAATCTTTTTGGTTTGGGTTATACCGCTAGGCTGGGTGGCTTCGATTCCGCAGGAGGCAATCGCAGTTAAGCATGAGTGGTTTTGGCTGCTAATTATTCCGGCGGTCTGCTTAGGATTTTTCCTAGCAATTTATCAAATTTGGCGACTATTTTTGACTAAGTACCAGAGTACTGGCAGCTAATAGAAGAGGACATCAATTTGCAACATTGGTGCCTTTTTTTAATTTCTAGATTGCGAGGATTAATATTTGACTAAAAATATTATAAAATAGAGATAACATGATAGTTAATGAAAGGGATGTCCTTATGAAAAATATTCCAGTGGTAATGATCATCTTTGGTGGTAGTGGTGATTTAGCGCATCGAAAATTATATCCAGCTTTGTTTAACTTATATGAACAAGGTCTAATTCGTGATAACTTTGCGGTGATTGCGACTGCAAGACGTCCCTGGACTCATGAATATTTGCGCGGGCAAATAGCTGATGCGGTTCATGAAACTCATACTGAAGTCAATGAGAATGATTTAGCTGACTTTACACAACATTTTTATTACCAATCACATGATGTTACTAACGTCGGGCATTATGAAACGCTCAAAGAATTAGCGCAAGAACTTGATGATCGTTATAGTGCTCAAGGTAATCGCATCTTTTATCTAGCAATGGCGCCACGCTTTTTTGGGACAATTGCGACCCACTTAAATGATCAACATTTAACCAGTTCAGGTTTTAATCGGATTGTGGTGGAAAAACCATTTGGTCATGAATTAGCGTCCGCAGAGAAGTTGAATCAGCAAATAACGGCATCATTTGCAGAAGATGATATTTTTCGCATTGATCACTATTTAGGTAAGGAAATGGTGCAGAATATTTTGCCAATGCGTTTCACTAATCCGCTAATTAAAAATGTGTGGAATAATTCCGAAATTAAGAATATCCAAGTTACTTTGGCTGAACGCTTAGGGGTCGAAGCGCGTGGTGGTTATTATGATACTTCAGGAGCGTTGCGAGACATGGTGCAAAATCACATTTTTCAAATTGTGACTTTACTGGCGATGCCTGAGCCTAAGGACCTGAATGCCAGCAGTATTCATGAAGCTAAGCAAGAACTTTTAGCAGGTCTAATTATTCCCAGTGAAGCAGAAATTGCTCAGCATTTTGTTCGTGGGCAATATCTTGGTAGTGATACAACTTTTGGTTATTTGCAAGAAGCTAATGTGGCAGAAGACTCGGCTACTGAAACGTTTGTAGCAGGTGAGATGAAATTTAAAAATGGTCCAATAGCCAATGTGCCAATCTATTTTAGAACAGGTAAAGAACTTAAGGAAAAGAAGACCCGAATTGATATTGTCTTAAAGCATAGATCTAATCCGTACGGTCAAGCACATTCGAATAATATTACGCTCATTGTTGACCCTAATATGGAAATTTATATTACGATTAATGGTAAAAAGATTAGTCAAACTGGGATTCGTCGTGAAAATTTGGATTATAATTTTTCTAAAGATGAGTTAGCTGAAGTTCCAGATGGCTATGAGAGATTGCTGCATGACGTGTTTGTCAATGATTCGACTAACTTCACCCATTGGAGCGAATTGCAAGCTTATTGGAAATTTATTGATGCAATTGAGTCGGCTTGGCAAAAGGCTGATCAAGCTGGTCAAAAACCTGCCCAATATTTGCCATACCGCATGGGACCTAAGGAAGCTGACCAAATTTTTGAAAGACCAACAGAACATTGGATCTATGAGTGATACGAGCGACGGTTTATTACCTCAAAATGATCTGCATCGGCGCATTATCCATCTTGATATGGACGCCTTTTATGCATCAGTTGAAATGCGTGACGATCCTTCGTTGAAAAATAAGGCATTGATAATTGGGCAAGATCCAAGGCAAAATCATGGGCATGGAGTGGTGGCTACTGCTAATTATGTTGCCCGTAAATATGGAGTTCACTCTGCTATGCCTGCTATTAAGGCAGTGCGGCTAATTCCAGCGGAAAAATTGGTTTTCAAGATGCCTGATTTTGAAAAATACCATGAAGTTTCAACACAAATTCACCAATTGATGCATGATCTGACCGATCTAGTGCAATCGATTGCGTTAGATGAAGCTTATCTTGATGTTACGCAAAATAAGTTGGATAGTACATCTGCCGTGCAATTGGCGATTGACTTGCAAACTAGAATTCGCCGAGAATTAGGGCTAAATTGTTCTTTTGGGGTCAGCTATAATAAGTTTTTGGCTAAAATGGGTTCTGAATATTCGAAGCCAATGGGGCGAACTGTCATTTTACCTAGTGAAGCTAAGGACTTTTTGGCAAGACAACCGATTGCCGCGTTTCATGGGATTGGTCCTAAAACCCAGGAAAAATTGCATAAAATGGGGGTTTATACGGGTAAAGATTTACGAGAAATTCACGTTCGTGACTTAATTAAAACTTTTAATCGCATGGGCTATCTGATGGCAGAACACGCGCATGGCATTGACTTATCTAGAGTAGTTCCAGATGACGAGCGTAATCGCAAATCAATTAGTATTGAGCGTACATATGAACCTTGCGTTTATGCAGAACAAGCAGCTCTAACCAATTTGCGT
This DNA window, taken from Lactobacillus sp. ESL0684, encodes the following:
- a CDS encoding ABC-2 family transporter protein, which gives rise to MKIRFSLLKIGFKKGLSSKLALAFLLFSAVISFVVEYSLWQSVLQGRPRQVFQQTISYLLVMQFLSLLFPKASYEIYHEIANGDIAIDLIKPLSLFTKLLWEDVGYSLAKLLIIGIPEIILYCWILDFKIPILSSLSMIISGLLAYLLYYELELLIGTFSFYTYSIWGITTFKSAILLIFSGNLFPANFYPPVIKALARCLPFEYTFGAIGLLAQNPTFTLASQTILIQLGYVVLFYLLWQLLFKHAVNSIVIQGG
- a CDS encoding ABC-2 family transporter protein — its product is MRYLKLFSCYLRTNLKSLVIYDIDFYFAIIGMITQNLLNIIALRFMFNVVPKIKGFNFTELLLTYTLATLAFAIFRCFFINTLNITDYIHNGELDQILAKPVNPLFQLINARVDDDAWGDLLVALVLLIGVDIRLHNPWYITLMFLFIAIFTSLIFLGIALLGNIAALFSNGLADLAETVFDFFEFSKYPLAIYSNVLKIFLVWVIPLGWVASIPQEAIAVKHEWFWLLIIPAVCLGFFLAIYQIWRLFLTKYQSTGS
- the zwf gene encoding glucose-6-phosphate dehydrogenase, translated to MKNIPVVMIIFGGSGDLAHRKLYPALFNLYEQGLIRDNFAVIATARRPWTHEYLRGQIADAVHETHTEVNENDLADFTQHFYYQSHDVTNVGHYETLKELAQELDDRYSAQGNRIFYLAMAPRFFGTIATHLNDQHLTSSGFNRIVVEKPFGHELASAEKLNQQITASFAEDDIFRIDHYLGKEMVQNILPMRFTNPLIKNVWNNSEIKNIQVTLAERLGVEARGGYYDTSGALRDMVQNHIFQIVTLLAMPEPKDLNASSIHEAKQELLAGLIIPSEAEIAQHFVRGQYLGSDTTFGYLQEANVAEDSATETFVAGEMKFKNGPIANVPIYFRTGKELKEKKTRIDIVLKHRSNPYGQAHSNNITLIVDPNMEIYITINGKKISQTGIRRENLDYNFSKDELAEVPDGYERLLHDVFVNDSTNFTHWSELQAYWKFIDAIESAWQKADQAGQKPAQYLPYRMGPKEADQIFERPTEHWIYE
- the dinB gene encoding DNA polymerase IV, with amino-acid sequence MSDTSDGLLPQNDLHRRIIHLDMDAFYASVEMRDDPSLKNKALIIGQDPRQNHGHGVVATANYVARKYGVHSAMPAIKAVRLIPAEKLVFKMPDFEKYHEVSTQIHQLMHDLTDLVQSIALDEAYLDVTQNKLDSTSAVQLAIDLQTRIRRELGLNCSFGVSYNKFLAKMGSEYSKPMGRTVILPSEAKDFLARQPIAAFHGIGPKTQEKLHKMGVYTGKDLREIHVRDLIKTFNRMGYLMAEHAHGIDLSRVVPDDERNRKSISIERTYEPCVYAEQAALTNLRNYASSLADKLKERNFYATTIVLKTRNNSFVTVTKRQKLSKATNDGTQIYEVARDLFGQISSSFLNDGIRLLGVTATDFSEANFSDVDLDLFSD